A stretch of Labilibaculum sp. DW002 DNA encodes these proteins:
- a CDS encoding TonB-dependent receptor plug domain-containing protein, with the protein MKLKFLFVLLGSFISLCSFGQKLGVDTIQIESIDIVAPKLNHFSTTEKKVLIDSTLIKRYSGKDLSGLLQKTSLVNISSNGAYGALATVGMRGASGTHTSVNWNGIPVNSLTTGSADVSLINAGSFDQVQVVYGAVGSLYGSGTLGGAIELSNHPDWKKKSSLGLMSEVGSYSNTKTKIFGKYSDKWISYSGQAFFQYGKNDFSYTDFHDFGSPTERLNNNENRAYGTIQDLHLKIKENYIDLGVWYQVKEKNIGGLMGIGAPISFQKQRDSSFKAYVGWKKLIGKFRMEAKSAYLSDYLKYTDRGSATNTGYKIFSEIESKRWLNDVNFRYYFSDNWSVDVNGKYNWLKGITNNYQGNIHENESRLSLAAKYTPLIGTFIFTYGKEWNSEVNPPEMYSFSSLIHLFPNIIDIRAKASTHYRRPTFNERYWNNSGNVDLKSENGWNYELGLIMLQRKALYGDITIDVNAYKALNDDLIAWQPVSGTLWKPINIGKTVLQGVDIEATHLMKVKSNSLRTSLKYAYNDAYNNDKESVEYKETLAYRPHHIVKFSSDYLFGKWDVGVLGTLRSNTNTWEGDQVDGNLLVDINGGYRFNTKFANIKLTGRVENLLDESYEIVRFYPMPGRAYYFGVNVIF; encoded by the coding sequence ATGAAGTTGAAGTTTTTATTTGTGTTGTTAGGAAGCTTTATAAGCTTGTGTAGTTTTGGGCAAAAGCTTGGTGTGGATACGATTCAGATTGAATCCATTGATATTGTTGCGCCTAAATTAAATCACTTTTCGACTACAGAGAAAAAAGTGCTAATTGATTCTACTTTAATAAAAAGGTATAGTGGGAAGGACTTATCTGGTCTTCTTCAAAAAACATCTTTAGTAAATATCTCATCAAATGGTGCGTATGGAGCACTCGCTACCGTTGGAATGCGAGGAGCATCAGGTACACATACTTCTGTTAATTGGAATGGAATTCCTGTTAATTCTTTAACAACAGGATCTGCTGATGTATCTTTAATAAACGCTGGTTCTTTTGATCAGGTTCAAGTGGTGTACGGAGCTGTTGGTTCTTTGTATGGTTCCGGAACTTTAGGAGGAGCTATTGAGTTGTCTAATCATCCCGATTGGAAGAAGAAATCTTCATTAGGATTGATGTCGGAAGTAGGTAGCTACTCAAATACAAAAACAAAAATCTTTGGGAAATATTCCGATAAGTGGATTTCTTATTCGGGACAAGCATTTTTTCAATATGGAAAGAATGATTTTTCATACACTGATTTTCATGATTTTGGATCGCCAACCGAGCGACTAAATAATAATGAAAACAGGGCATATGGGACAATTCAAGACCTACATCTAAAAATCAAAGAAAATTATATTGATTTAGGTGTATGGTATCAGGTTAAAGAAAAGAATATTGGCGGTTTAATGGGAATTGGAGCTCCTATTAGCTTTCAAAAACAAAGAGATTCGTCGTTTAAAGCTTACGTTGGCTGGAAAAAATTGATTGGTAAATTTCGTATGGAAGCGAAATCTGCATATTTATCAGATTATTTGAAGTATACCGATAGGGGAAGTGCTACGAATACAGGATATAAAATATTTTCAGAAATAGAATCGAAGCGCTGGCTAAATGATGTCAACTTTAGATATTATTTCTCCGATAATTGGAGTGTTGATGTTAATGGAAAGTACAATTGGTTAAAAGGAATTACAAATAATTACCAAGGTAATATTCATGAAAATGAATCGCGTTTATCTTTAGCTGCCAAATATACACCCTTAATCGGAACATTTATATTCACCTATGGAAAGGAATGGAATTCGGAGGTTAACCCACCCGAAATGTATTCTTTTAGTTCGTTGATTCATCTTTTTCCTAATATTATTGATATTAGAGCTAAGGCATCGACTCACTATAGAAGACCAACATTTAATGAACGTTACTGGAATAATTCTGGAAATGTGGATTTAAAATCAGAGAATGGATGGAATTACGAATTAGGTTTGATAATGCTTCAACGGAAGGCATTGTATGGTGATATTACCATTGATGTAAATGCGTATAAGGCTCTTAATGATGATTTAATTGCATGGCAACCCGTATCAGGAACGCTTTGGAAACCGATCAATATTGGTAAAACAGTACTTCAAGGTGTTGATATTGAGGCAACTCATCTTATGAAGGTCAAGAGTAATAGTCTACGAACTTCATTAAAATATGCCTATAACGATGCGTACAATAATGATAAGGAAAGTGTTGAGTATAAGGAAACGCTAGCCTATCGTCCGCATCATATCGTCAAATTTTCTTCTGATTATTTATTTGGTAAATGGGATGTTGGCGTGTTGGGGACTTTACGTTCAAATACCAATACTTGGGAAGGTGATCAGGTAGACGGAAATTTATTGGTAGATATTAACGGAGGGTATCGTTTCAATACCAAATTTGCAAATATTAAACTAACTGGTCGAGTAGAAAACCTGTTGGATGAATCATATGAAATTGTTAGGTTTTACCCTATGCCTGGCAGAGCTTATTATTTTGGGGTGAATGTAATTTTTTAA
- a CDS encoding YncE family protein, with the protein MKKVLNLALGLLVASVLFVSCSSDDNEIPQLKGNFVLNEGSTNGSISLIDKDDNVTLNYFASVNSIALGQYPQSLAMNDEYAFIVVTTGSGAGYVEVVTAVDFKHYATIEGFSYPREIAFADGKAYVSNGNGVTGTYPNQVKQNNEVFVIDLNTMTKTKEITVGAGPEKMIVSGNKLYVANSGGWSNDDNTVSVIDLDTDEVVKTITVKSCPKDMVKDTNGDLWVYCSGVPDYSNYPNVSYTNAGISKIDGDTQDVNSFVLTNLSTSGIKNIAISKDKKTVYFMSDAVYAMNITDTALPTTKFVDATFYGMDVNPKNGNLWLCEGTNPGKVLVYSSNGEKLKEFTVGAIPNSTMFSY; encoded by the coding sequence ATGAAAAAGGTTTTGAATCTTGCATTAGGATTGTTAGTTGCAAGTGTGTTGTTTGTATCATGTTCTAGTGATGATAATGAAATTCCTCAATTAAAAGGAAATTTTGTATTAAATGAAGGAAGCACAAACGGGTCAATTAGTTTAATTGATAAAGATGATAATGTTACTTTAAATTATTTTGCATCAGTTAATAGTATCGCATTAGGTCAGTATCCTCAATCTCTGGCGATGAATGATGAATATGCATTTATTGTTGTAACTACAGGAAGTGGAGCTGGTTATGTTGAAGTTGTTACAGCTGTGGATTTTAAGCATTATGCAACAATTGAAGGCTTTTCATATCCTCGTGAAATTGCTTTTGCAGATGGTAAAGCATATGTGTCGAATGGAAATGGGGTTACAGGAACTTATCCAAATCAAGTAAAGCAAAATAATGAAGTTTTTGTTATTGATTTAAATACAATGACAAAAACAAAAGAAATTACTGTTGGTGCGGGACCCGAAAAAATGATTGTTTCAGGAAATAAATTATATGTAGCAAACAGTGGTGGATGGTCTAATGACGATAATACAGTTTCTGTAATAGATCTTGATACCGATGAAGTTGTAAAAACAATTACCGTTAAGTCATGTCCTAAAGATATGGTAAAAGATACCAATGGGGATCTTTGGGTTTATTGTTCTGGTGTACCTGATTATAGCAACTATCCAAATGTTAGTTATACAAATGCTGGTATTTCAAAAATTGATGGTGATACACAAGATGTGAACTCATTTGTTTTGACAAATTTAAGTACTAGTGGCATTAAAAATATTGCGATAAGCAAGGACAAAAAGACAGTTTACTTTATGTCTGATGCCGTGTATGCAATGAATATTACTGATACAGCTTTACCAACAACAAAATTTGTTGATGCTACTTTCTACGGAATGGATGTAAATCCTAAAAATGGAAACCTTTGGTTATGTGAAGGGACAAATCCTGGAAAAGTACTTGTTTACTCTTCTAATGGTGAGAAATTAAAAGAATTTACAGTTGGAGCTATACCAAATTCAACAATGTTTAGCTACTAA
- a CDS encoding family 20 glycosylhydrolase: MRTSISFLILFSMQVMNTSTAIAQANKSVSIIPKPARIVEATGSLSLKEDVKIFFSEGVDDKEILLSYLSDQLNELTGVRIPKKGSRKLPASNKIIFKKVNDHNWGEEEYSLIVDATGVLIEAKSGKGFFYGIQSLLQIIPINAGIKIPYVKILDEPRYKYRGMHLDVCRHFFSVDFIKKYIDLMAMYKMNTFHWHLTEDQGWRIEIKKYPKLTDIGAWRIEKDGTRYGGFYTQDQIKEIVKYASDRFITVIPEIELPGHSVAALSAYPHLACVDGPFNVENEWGVFKDVYCAGKEGTFSFLEDVLLEVIDLFPSKYIHIGGDECPKTNWESCDLCQKRMKEEGLKNEHELQSYFIQRIEKFLLSKNRKIIGWDEILEGGLAPEATVMSWRGTEGGIEAAKQHHDVIMTPGSHCYFDHYQDDNYIEPTAIGGFSPLQKVYEFEPTPSELNEDEAKYILGAQANVWTEYMHTSDRVEYMIAPRICALAEVVWSGKDQRNWNDFQTRMGHHYELLHQKDINSFIQAPHGGVNKNFFFDQMKLPFEVKLEDAKIRYSLDGTDPDDNSTIYTKPVVLKNTSTIKLQTVHKSGLTSKIRSLECIKISPLVSDTSSGLATGLKYKIIKGKFNNIAEITNDEVMECGVLDKIKFPKDIEEEFYAMEITGFIKVDKKATYTFFNYAIDPTQISIGNQLIVSHEGLNSRHERRGRIHMDEGIYPIKIVMIKNTPYANQQVSWCSNYFDQIPIKSENLFH, translated from the coding sequence ATGAGAACTTCTATTTCGTTCTTGATACTGTTTAGTATGCAAGTTATGAATACTTCTACCGCAATTGCTCAAGCTAATAAATCTGTAAGTATAATACCAAAACCAGCAAGAATTGTTGAGGCAACTGGTAGCTTATCGCTAAAGGAGGATGTGAAGATATTCTTTTCTGAAGGAGTTGATGATAAGGAAATTCTGCTTTCTTATTTGTCTGATCAGTTAAATGAGTTAACTGGTGTTAGAATTCCTAAAAAAGGAAGCAGAAAACTGCCTGCATCGAATAAAATTATTTTTAAAAAGGTTAATGACCACAATTGGGGAGAAGAAGAGTATTCTTTAATAGTTGATGCTACAGGAGTTTTGATTGAGGCTAAATCTGGAAAAGGATTTTTTTACGGAATACAATCTCTTTTGCAAATAATTCCTATAAATGCTGGTATAAAAATTCCGTATGTAAAGATATTAGATGAGCCAAGATATAAGTATCGAGGTATGCATTTGGATGTTTGCCGACATTTCTTTTCGGTCGATTTTATTAAGAAGTATATCGATTTAATGGCAATGTATAAGATGAATACTTTTCATTGGCATTTAACCGAAGATCAGGGTTGGAGAATCGAGATTAAAAAATATCCTAAACTAACCGATATTGGTGCATGGCGAATTGAAAAGGATGGAACAAGGTATGGTGGTTTCTATACGCAAGATCAAATAAAAGAGATTGTAAAATATGCGTCAGATCGATTCATAACTGTTATTCCAGAGATAGAATTGCCAGGACATTCTGTTGCTGCTCTCTCTGCTTATCCGCATTTAGCTTGTGTTGATGGACCCTTTAATGTGGAAAATGAATGGGGTGTATTTAAAGATGTTTATTGCGCAGGAAAAGAGGGAACATTCTCATTTTTAGAAGATGTACTGTTAGAAGTTATTGATTTATTTCCATCAAAGTACATTCATATTGGTGGTGATGAGTGTCCTAAAACAAATTGGGAATCTTGTGATTTGTGTCAAAAGCGAATGAAAGAAGAAGGCTTAAAAAATGAGCATGAATTGCAATCCTATTTTATTCAGCGAATTGAGAAGTTTTTACTCAGCAAGAATCGTAAGATTATTGGTTGGGATGAGATATTAGAAGGCGGCTTGGCTCCTGAAGCAACAGTTATGTCATGGCGAGGAACAGAAGGCGGTATTGAGGCTGCCAAACAGCATCATGATGTAATTATGACACCTGGATCACATTGTTATTTCGATCATTATCAGGATGATAATTATATTGAGCCTACTGCTATTGGGGGTTTCTCTCCACTACAAAAAGTATATGAATTTGAACCAACGCCTTCAGAATTGAATGAAGATGAGGCAAAATACATATTGGGAGCACAAGCAAATGTTTGGACTGAATATATGCATACATCAGATCGGGTAGAGTACATGATTGCTCCTCGAATTTGTGCTTTGGCAGAAGTTGTATGGTCGGGAAAGGATCAACGAAATTGGAATGATTTTCAAACAAGAATGGGGCATCATTATGAATTGTTACATCAAAAGGACATCAATTCATTTATACAAGCACCGCACGGAGGAGTTAATAAAAATTTCTTTTTCGATCAGATGAAGTTGCCTTTTGAGGTAAAGTTAGAGGATGCCAAAATTCGATATTCTTTGGATGGAACGGATCCTGATGATAATTCTACAATTTACACCAAGCCAGTTGTGTTGAAAAATACAAGTACGATAAAACTACAGACGGTTCATAAATCTGGCTTAACAAGTAAAATTAGAAGTCTGGAGTGCATTAAAATCTCACCATTAGTGTCAGATACAAGCTCAGGACTTGCTACAGGATTAAAGTACAAGATCATTAAGGGGAAATTCAATAATATTGCTGAAATAACGAATGATGAAGTAATGGAGTGTGGAGTTCTCGATAAAATTAAGTTTCCTAAAGATATCGAAGAGGAATTCTATGCTATGGAAATTACTGGATTTATAAAGGTTGATAAAAAAGCAACTTATACCTTTTTTAATTACGCAATAGATCCAACTCAAATTTCTATTGGAAATCAGCTTATCGTAAGTCATGAAGGTCTTAATTCAAGACATGAACGCAGAGGTAGAATACATATGGATGAGGGAATATATCCTATAAAAATTGTGATGATCAAAAATACGCCTTACGCCAATCAACAAGTATCTTGGTGTTCTAATTACTTCGATCAAATACCAATTAAATCAGAAAACCTATTTCATTAA
- a CDS encoding CHAD domain-containing protein, with protein sequence MKKGNTNLSGYYREKFDSFLIYLSVLKDLKQDDVHRFRVSVKNIKSLLLLVEEMDSNTEEGLQMQKQLNKLFKYAGSLRTVQISTDLLKESSFEIDPEIFQYLETQKENAIQKLVKQIHQFNIPKFKKRAMQICIAIDQMDFSTIKDLTDRIIHDELEIVRKLFNSSHGEDYHHEIRKLLKIVKGLHHLILSNGEDEDRQIAVEIVNQTESSLGHWHDYKVLDDYLTCMESEFSRTDIKRLIKSIKNRNTKIKLELKNKSDKLLRENFRSINN encoded by the coding sequence ATGAAAAAAGGAAATACAAATTTAAGTGGGTACTATAGGGAAAAGTTTGATTCTTTTTTAATTTACCTGTCTGTGCTTAAGGATTTAAAGCAAGATGATGTTCATCGATTTAGAGTGTCGGTTAAAAATATCAAAAGCCTTCTTTTATTGGTTGAAGAGATGGATTCGAATACTGAAGAAGGCCTTCAAATGCAGAAACAACTTAATAAACTTTTTAAGTATGCAGGTAGTTTAAGAACCGTTCAAATTAGTACTGATTTGTTAAAGGAGAGTTCTTTTGAGATTGACCCAGAGATTTTTCAGTATCTGGAGACTCAAAAAGAGAATGCAATTCAAAAATTAGTAAAGCAAATTCATCAATTCAATATCCCAAAGTTTAAGAAACGAGCTATGCAAATTTGTATAGCCATTGATCAGATGGATTTCTCCACAATCAAAGATTTAACTGATAGAATAATTCATGATGAATTAGAAATTGTACGTAAATTATTTAATTCTTCTCATGGAGAAGATTATCATCATGAAATTAGAAAATTACTAAAAATAGTCAAGGGCTTGCATCATCTGATATTATCAAATGGCGAAGATGAAGACAGGCAAATTGCCGTTGAAATTGTAAACCAAACAGAAAGTTCTTTAGGTCATTGGCATGATTATAAGGTGTTAGATGATTATCTTACTTGCATGGAGTCAGAGTTTTCACGAACTGACATTAAACGTTTGATTAAGAGTATTAAAAATAGGAATACCAAAATTAAATTAGAACTGAAAAATAAATCTGATAAACTGCTTCGAGAAAACTTTAGATCAATTAATAATTAA
- a CDS encoding penicillin-binding protein 1A, with protein MAKTITSKRKTSSKKKKISKKKGSTKRSFTNYLIRFAVLGFLVASFFIALLFGSVYIGAWGKLPDYYTLKSIKNANASEIYSGDGVILGRVYAENRTNVNFKDITPDAINALIATEDARFYEHQGVDQRSLLRVLVKSLIMRNKSAGGGSTLSQQLSKNLYPRRNFGPFSMPVNKLKEAITASRLEKIYSKKEILQLYLNTVSFGENVFGIESASRQFFSKPAHQLQIHECATLIGMLKAPTSYNPRLHPERSKRRRNTVLSQMAKYEFISQNRLKELQARPLKIQYQKQSTNKGLASYLRERIRIETNKILKDYPKEDGTFYDIYRDGLNIITTLDARMQRNAEEAVAEHMKSLQSLFKQHWGKKAPWGNDNGVIEDAKKRSIRYKRLISKGKSAKEIDKVFNTKVNMKIFTWQGDKEVKISPLDSLKHYAQILNTGFLAMEPRSGKIKAWVGGVSFDHFKYDHVKAKRQVGSIFKPIVYAAAIDEGISPFEYLKNERKVYKEYDDWSPRNADNLYEGSYSMEGALAESVNTIAVDVLLETGIRNTIVLAEEMGIESNLPKVPSLALGTANISLFEMIQVYATLANRGVHSDPYYISKIEDNKGKLIVDLKSKREEDRYVLSPQNADILNHMLQAVVNDGTGKTLRSIYGLQGDLAGKTGTTQVQADGWYVGYNSNLVAGAWVGAEDMRVHFNSLSLGQGASMALPIYGKFLHKLSKNRNFRHYTNARIVEPDSDILAQLEIPHYLPENTNIFDKIFGVEATDRDKLMKRKERKEKRKKEKKSIYQKIKNIFKRKN; from the coding sequence ATGGCAAAGACTATTACGAGCAAAAGAAAAACAAGCTCCAAAAAGAAAAAAATCAGCAAAAAGAAAGGCTCTACTAAACGTTCATTCACGAACTATTTGATACGCTTCGCAGTCCTTGGATTTCTTGTCGCCTCATTTTTTATTGCACTATTATTTGGAAGCGTTTACATTGGAGCATGGGGAAAATTGCCAGATTATTATACTTTAAAAAGTATTAAAAATGCAAACGCATCTGAAATTTACTCCGGAGATGGCGTAATTCTAGGTCGTGTATATGCTGAGAACAGAACCAATGTCAATTTTAAAGATATCACTCCTGATGCAATAAATGCGCTGATAGCTACGGAAGATGCACGTTTTTACGAACATCAAGGGGTAGATCAAAGAAGCTTGTTACGAGTTTTAGTAAAATCGTTGATCATGCGCAATAAAAGTGCTGGTGGCGGAAGTACCCTGAGTCAACAATTATCAAAAAACCTATATCCGAGAAGAAACTTTGGGCCTTTTAGCATGCCCGTTAATAAATTAAAAGAAGCGATAACTGCTTCCCGACTAGAAAAAATATATTCCAAAAAAGAGATTTTGCAATTGTACCTAAATACGGTTTCATTTGGGGAAAATGTTTTTGGAATTGAAAGTGCCTCTCGTCAATTCTTTAGTAAGCCTGCACATCAATTGCAAATTCATGAATGTGCCACCTTAATCGGAATGCTTAAAGCACCTACGTCTTACAATCCTAGGCTTCATCCAGAAAGATCTAAGAGAAGAAGGAATACTGTATTGAGTCAGATGGCTAAATATGAATTTATATCTCAAAATAGATTAAAAGAACTTCAAGCACGACCTTTAAAAATTCAATATCAAAAACAGTCTACGAACAAAGGCTTGGCCTCTTATCTTCGTGAAAGAATTAGAATCGAGACCAACAAAATATTAAAAGACTATCCTAAAGAAGACGGGACTTTTTATGACATCTACCGAGATGGCTTAAACATTATTACAACTCTTGATGCAAGAATGCAGAGAAATGCAGAAGAAGCGGTTGCTGAACACATGAAATCTCTGCAATCGCTATTTAAACAGCATTGGGGGAAGAAAGCTCCTTGGGGTAATGATAATGGCGTAATAGAGGATGCAAAAAAACGATCAATTCGTTACAAACGACTTATTAGCAAAGGAAAATCAGCGAAAGAAATCGATAAGGTTTTTAATACAAAAGTGAATATGAAAATATTCACATGGCAGGGCGATAAAGAAGTTAAAATTTCTCCACTAGACTCACTTAAACATTATGCTCAAATCTTAAACACTGGATTTTTAGCGATGGAACCTAGAAGTGGGAAAATAAAAGCCTGGGTTGGTGGTGTTAGTTTTGATCACTTTAAATATGATCATGTAAAGGCAAAACGACAAGTTGGTTCGATATTTAAACCAATTGTTTATGCAGCCGCTATTGATGAAGGAATATCGCCTTTTGAATATTTAAAGAATGAACGAAAAGTATACAAAGAATATGATGATTGGTCGCCTCGAAATGCAGATAATTTGTACGAAGGCAGTTACAGTATGGAAGGAGCTTTAGCTGAGTCGGTGAATACAATTGCAGTAGATGTTCTGCTTGAGACAGGTATTCGAAACACAATTGTTTTGGCTGAAGAAATGGGAATTGAAAGTAATCTTCCAAAAGTACCATCATTGGCCTTAGGAACGGCTAACATTTCTTTATTTGAGATGATACAAGTCTATGCTACCCTTGCTAATAGAGGAGTTCATAGCGATCCATATTACATTTCAAAAATTGAGGATAATAAAGGAAAACTAATTGTTGATCTTAAATCTAAACGAGAGGAAGACAGATATGTACTTTCTCCTCAAAATGCAGATATTTTAAACCATATGCTACAAGCTGTTGTAAATGATGGAACAGGTAAAACATTACGTTCTATTTATGGACTACAAGGAGACTTGGCTGGAAAAACAGGAACAACACAAGTTCAAGCAGATGGTTGGTATGTTGGTTACAACTCAAATTTAGTAGCTGGAGCTTGGGTGGGCGCAGAAGATATGAGAGTACACTTTAACTCTCTAAGTTTAGGACAAGGTGCAAGCATGGCATTACCAATTTATGGAAAATTCCTTCATAAACTGAGCAAAAATAGAAATTTTAGACATTACACAAATGCCCGCATTGTAGAGCCAGATAGTGATATTTTAGCTCAATTAGAAATCCCTCACTACCTTCCTGAAAACACAAATATTTTTGATAAGATATTTGGAGTAGAGGCCACTGATCGTGACAAATTAATGAAACGCAAAGAAAGAAAGGAAAAACGTAAAAAAGAGAAGAAATCTATTTATCAAAAAATTAAAAATATTTTTAAGCGTAAAAATTAA